The following are from one region of the Leucobacter sp. Psy1 genome:
- a CDS encoding phosphoribosylanthranilate isomerase yields the protein MYVKICGISDPSMARFAVDRGADAVGVVMSERSPRHAAPAVARSVVAAAHDAAASTDTVLVVREMPAAEAAATALRLGFDVLQLHGKYSAADFAAALEIIPRVWRATSLVTEPDVRAGDLGEELLLLDGAAAGSGETWDLSTIDRARIGDRWLLAGGLDPRTVGPAVDLARPWGVDVSSGVESSPGLKDRDLIARFLAAARPARD from the coding sequence ATGGCGCGCTTCGCCGTGGACCGGGGAGCCGACGCAGTCGGTGTGGTCATGAGCGAGCGGAGTCCGCGTCACGCAGCTCCCGCGGTCGCGCGGAGCGTCGTCGCGGCGGCGCACGACGCCGCGGCCTCCACCGATACGGTTCTCGTGGTACGGGAGATGCCCGCTGCGGAGGCCGCCGCGACGGCGCTGCGGCTCGGCTTCGACGTCCTGCAGCTCCACGGCAAGTACTCCGCGGCCGACTTCGCTGCGGCTCTCGAGATCATTCCGCGTGTGTGGCGTGCGACCTCGCTCGTCACAGAGCCCGACGTCCGCGCCGGCGACCTCGGCGAGGAGCTCCTGCTCCTGGACGGGGCCGCGGCCGGATCCGGTGAAACCTGGGATCTCTCCACCATCGACCGCGCACGCATCGGCGACCGCTGGCTCCTGGCCGGCGGCCTCGATCCACGCACCGTCGGCCCCGCCGTCGACCTCGCTCGCCCCTGGGGCGTCGACGTCTCCAGCGGAGTGGAGTCCTCCCCTGGCCTGAAGGATCGGGACCTCATCGCCCGCTTCCTCGCGGCGGCACGACCCGCCCGAGACTAA
- a CDS encoding MFS transporter permease: MWLRRAFFRWLFPAVLVLPLWLLVGWGVFEAGGWAFLWVLFIAIPSVAIAQLVSSLLVRARPSVQRDRAVSWTDVAGFGAWHVLTILVGLYSERWFGVALAAAIAAALIVFWLSLSQFRREIAGGAVFGAQSPFTGDDRTGRIDPGDVTIITDAPPRSRRPDED; encoded by the coding sequence ATGTGGCTTCGACGCGCATTCTTCCGATGGCTGTTCCCGGCCGTACTCGTGCTGCCGCTGTGGCTGCTCGTCGGGTGGGGCGTGTTCGAAGCGGGCGGTTGGGCCTTCCTGTGGGTTCTGTTCATCGCGATTCCTTCAGTGGCGATCGCGCAGCTCGTCTCGTCGCTCCTCGTGCGCGCGAGGCCTTCGGTGCAGCGGGATCGGGCGGTGTCGTGGACCGACGTGGCCGGCTTCGGCGCGTGGCACGTGCTGACGATCCTCGTGGGTCTGTACTCTGAGCGCTGGTTCGGCGTCGCTCTCGCGGCCGCGATCGCTGCAGCGCTGATCGTCTTCTGGCTTTCCCTCTCGCAGTTCCGCCGCGAAATCGCCGGGGGAGCGGTGTTCGGCGCACAATCGCCGTTCACCGGTGATGATCGCACCGGTCGGATCGACCCGGGCGACGTCACGATCATCACCGATGCACCTCCGCGGTCGCGGCGCCCCGACGAGGATTAG
- a CDS encoding TetR/AcrR family transcriptional regulator yields MPELTARDRILTAAARRFAADGIIATGIDAVIAEAGVAKMSLYNNFSSKAALVGSYIEARHHELLDFYARRVATASTPAESCLALFDAYLDHAESAPEATFRGCGLLNAASEFPAGDPARAVVREHKEEIEAILLGHLAEVVGEEQASGLAEHLVYVLEGAMSRAGLDGATERISRGRTIAAAILRAELPAESR; encoded by the coding sequence GTGCCCGAACTCACCGCCCGCGACCGAATTCTCACCGCCGCCGCTCGTCGATTCGCCGCCGACGGCATCATCGCCACCGGGATCGATGCCGTCATCGCCGAAGCCGGCGTCGCGAAGATGAGCCTGTACAACAACTTCTCGTCGAAGGCCGCACTCGTCGGTTCCTACATCGAGGCCAGGCATCACGAGTTGCTGGATTTCTACGCTCGTCGCGTCGCGACGGCGTCGACACCGGCGGAGTCGTGCCTCGCTCTGTTCGATGCCTACCTCGATCACGCGGAGAGTGCGCCGGAAGCGACGTTCCGCGGGTGCGGCCTACTGAACGCCGCGTCCGAGTTCCCCGCCGGCGATCCCGCCAGGGCAGTGGTGCGGGAGCACAAGGAGGAGATCGAGGCCATCCTGCTCGGTCACCTCGCCGAGGTGGTCGGCGAGGAACAGGCCAGCGGCCTTGCCGAGCACCTCGTCTACGTGCTCGAAGGAGCTATGTCACGGGCCGGCCTCGATGGCGCCACCGAACGCATCTCGCGCGGCCGCACCATCGCGGCGGCCATTCTGCGGGCCGAGCTGCCGGCGGAATCGCGGTGA
- a CDS encoding DMT family transporter, translated as MSPQQTVHRGRALGVIAVLTTAVLWGTTGTAATFAPEVGPLAIGAAALGIGGVLQAGIAIPALRSSARELRSRPGLVWAGALAVFVYPLAFYSSMHLAGVAIGTAVSLATAPLAAGALERILDDRPLAPRWLLAATIGIIGGATLTAAKLGDSGSGASDTVLGIVCGLGAGIAYAAYSWCVHRLLHDGVGRAASMGAIFGLGGLLLVPILIATGAPLLTSWNNFAVGAYMAIVPMFIGYLLFGYGLTRVSPRTATTLTLSEPAVAAVLATLVVGERLGALGWAGMTCVGVALVVVTAPVRVPRTLTS; from the coding sequence ATGAGTCCTCAGCAAACCGTGCACCGTGGGCGCGCTCTCGGAGTCATCGCAGTACTCACGACCGCCGTGCTCTGGGGCACGACCGGCACCGCCGCGACCTTCGCGCCAGAGGTGGGACCGCTCGCGATCGGTGCCGCCGCCCTCGGCATCGGCGGCGTACTGCAGGCAGGCATCGCGATTCCGGCGCTCCGCTCCAGCGCCCGGGAACTTCGCTCGAGACCGGGGCTCGTGTGGGCCGGGGCTCTCGCCGTCTTCGTCTACCCGCTGGCGTTCTACAGCTCGATGCACCTGGCCGGCGTCGCCATCGGCACTGCAGTCTCGCTCGCCACGGCCCCGCTTGCGGCCGGGGCACTCGAACGCATCCTCGACGACCGCCCGCTCGCCCCGCGCTGGCTCCTCGCCGCGACCATCGGGATCATCGGCGGTGCGACGCTGACCGCCGCCAAGCTCGGGGATTCCGGTTCAGGCGCATCCGATACCGTGCTCGGCATCGTCTGCGGACTGGGAGCCGGCATCGCGTATGCCGCGTACTCCTGGTGCGTGCACCGACTCCTGCACGATGGCGTCGGACGAGCGGCATCGATGGGTGCGATCTTCGGCCTCGGTGGCCTCCTGCTCGTCCCGATCCTCATCGCGACGGGCGCGCCGCTGCTCACCAGCTGGAACAACTTCGCCGTGGGCGCCTACATGGCCATTGTGCCCATGTTCATCGGATACCTCCTCTTCGGTTACGGCCTCACCCGAGTCTCTCCTCGCACCGCGACCACGCTCACGCTCAGCGAACCCGCTGTGGCCGCAGTCCTCGCCACCCTCGTGGTCGGCGAGCGCCTGGGCGCGCTCGGCTGGGCCGGCATGACCTGCGTGGGCGTCGCGCTCGTCGTCGTTACCGCTCCGGTCCGCGTACCCCGAACGCTGACTTCGTAA